Proteins from a genomic interval of Streptomyces fodineus:
- a CDS encoding MarR family winged helix-turn-helix transcriptional regulator, which produces MQDSVDRHVAVWARELDWLDPVREAIAARLMIVARHASQARREVLDADGLKHWQYKVLLTLRRSGPPYESSPSVLAERLGLTRGALSARLGPIEEAGLITRTHETGDRRRVRVRLTDAGHAAFEAHAAAEDADEGALLSVLSEAERRTLADLLRKLVLAVEGGPGAAAPGPPGPRRSRSAAR; this is translated from the coding sequence GTGCAGGACTCGGTGGACCGGCACGTGGCCGTCTGGGCGCGTGAGCTGGACTGGCTGGACCCGGTGCGGGAGGCCATCGCCGCCCGGCTGATGATCGTCGCCCGGCACGCCTCGCAGGCCCGCCGGGAGGTGCTGGACGCCGACGGTCTGAAGCACTGGCAGTACAAGGTCCTGTTGACGCTGCGCAGGTCCGGGCCGCCGTACGAGTCCAGTCCGTCCGTGCTCGCCGAGCGACTGGGGCTGACCAGGGGCGCGCTGTCCGCCCGGCTGGGACCGATCGAGGAGGCCGGGCTGATCACGCGGACCCACGAGACCGGCGACCGCCGACGCGTCCGGGTCCGGCTCACCGACGCCGGCCACGCCGCGTTCGAAGCGCACGCGGCAGCGGAGGACGCGGACGAAGGCGCACTGCTCTCCGTGCTGTCCGAAGCAGAGCGCCGGACACTGGCGGACCTGCTGCGGAAGCTGGTGCTGGCCGTCGAGGGCGGACCCGGGGCAGCCGCCCCAGGCCCGCCCGGGCCGAGAAGGTCCAGGTCAGCCGCGAGGTGA
- a CDS encoding S-(hydroxymethyl)mycothiol dehydrogenase, with product MAQEVRGVIAPGKDEPVRIETIVVPDPGPGEAVVRVQACGVCHTDLHYKQGGISDDFPFLLGHEAAGVVESVGDGVTDVAPGDFVILNWRAVCGACRACLRGRPWYCFNTHNAKQKMTLAATGQELSPALGIGAFAEKTLVAAGQCTKVDPAVSPAVAGLLGCGVMAGIGAAINTGGVGRGDSVAVIGCGGVGGAAIAGSSLAGAARIIAVDIDDRKLDTAKKLGATHTVNSRQADPVEAVRELTGGFGADVVIEAVGRPETYRQAFYARDLAGTVVLVGVPTPEMKLELPLLDVFGRGGALKSSWYGDCLPSRDFPMLIDLHLQGRLPLDAFVTETIALDEVEKAFERMHHGDVLRSVVVL from the coding sequence ATGGCGCAGGAAGTGCGCGGCGTGATCGCACCGGGGAAGGACGAGCCCGTCCGGATCGAGACGATCGTGGTGCCGGATCCCGGGCCGGGCGAGGCCGTGGTGCGCGTCCAGGCCTGCGGTGTCTGCCATACCGATCTGCACTACAAGCAGGGCGGCATCTCCGACGACTTCCCCTTCCTGCTCGGCCACGAGGCCGCCGGTGTCGTGGAGTCGGTCGGCGACGGCGTGACCGACGTGGCACCCGGCGACTTCGTCATCCTCAACTGGCGTGCGGTATGCGGCGCTTGCCGGGCCTGTCTGCGCGGGCGGCCCTGGTACTGCTTCAACACCCACAACGCGAAACAGAAGATGACCCTCGCGGCCACCGGCCAGGAGCTGTCCCCGGCCCTCGGCATCGGCGCGTTCGCCGAGAAGACGCTCGTCGCCGCCGGCCAGTGCACCAAGGTCGACCCGGCCGTCTCCCCGGCGGTCGCCGGCCTGCTCGGCTGCGGCGTCATGGCCGGCATCGGCGCCGCGATCAACACCGGCGGTGTCGGCCGGGGCGACTCCGTCGCGGTCATCGGGTGCGGCGGCGTCGGCGGCGCGGCCATCGCCGGCTCGAGCCTCGCCGGTGCGGCGAGGATCATCGCCGTGGACATCGACGACCGCAAGCTGGACACCGCGAAGAAGCTGGGCGCGACCCACACGGTCAACTCCCGGCAGGCCGACCCGGTCGAGGCGGTCCGCGAGCTGACGGGTGGCTTCGGCGCCGACGTCGTCATCGAGGCGGTCGGCCGCCCGGAGACGTACCGGCAGGCCTTCTACGCCCGTGACCTCGCCGGCACCGTCGTCCTCGTCGGCGTCCCCACCCCCGAGATGAAGCTCGAACTGCCCCTGCTGGACGTCTTCGGCCGCGGCGGCGCCCTGAAGTCGAGCTGGTACGGCGACTGCCTGCCCTCCCGTGACTTCCCCATGCTGATCGACCTGCACCTCCAGGGCCGGCTGCCGCTCGACGCGTTCGTCACCGAGACCATCGCGCTGGACGAGGTGGAGAAGGCCTTCGAGCGGATGCACCACGGCGACGTGCTGCGCTCGGTGGTGGTGCTGTGA
- a CDS encoding acyltransferase domain-containing protein: MPIEGRNGRTAFLFPGGAAARPGTGRELLDVFPAFADALDDICARLDPYLGLPLKCVMFADDGTRTAALLDRESFAGPAVFALQVAQYRLLLSWGVRPDVVFGQAAGRMAAAYAAGVFSLADACHAVGTLARLLDGPADPAPRSSRPAGILDAYGRTLATLHPRAPRLPLVSDVTARPVGAETAEPEFWVRRAPLRWAETVRVLHGDGVRTWLELGPGDRLTRLLPHCLPDCLPGGTASAFALPRDWAALRSGPSTGRGAAQG, from the coding sequence ATGCCCATCGAAGGCCGCAATGGACGTACCGCATTCCTTTTCCCGGGCGGTGCCGCGGCGCGCCCCGGAACAGGGCGTGAACTCCTGGACGTATTCCCGGCGTTCGCCGACGCACTCGACGACATCTGCGCGCGCCTCGATCCGTATCTAGGACTTCCGCTGAAATGCGTGATGTTCGCCGACGACGGCACGCGTACGGCCGCACTGCTGGACCGGGAGTCGTTCGCCGGGCCGGCGGTCTTCGCACTCCAGGTGGCGCAGTACCGGCTGCTGCTCAGCTGGGGAGTCCGGCCGGACGTGGTGTTCGGGCAGGCGGCCGGGCGGATGGCCGCCGCGTACGCCGCGGGCGTCTTCTCCCTGGCGGACGCCTGCCATGCGGTCGGCACCCTGGCCCGCCTCCTGGACGGCCCGGCGGACCCGGCGCCGCGCTCGTCTCGGCCGGCCGGCATCCTCGACGCCTACGGCCGCACCCTGGCCACGCTGCACCCGCGTGCGCCGCGCCTCCCGCTCGTCTCCGACGTCACCGCCCGCCCGGTGGGCGCCGAGACCGCCGAGCCGGAGTTCTGGGTGCGGCGCGCGCCGCTGCGCTGGGCGGAGACCGTGCGGGTACTCCACGGCGACGGGGTCCGCACCTGGCTGGAACTGGGCCCCGGAGACCGGCTCACCCGCCTGCTCCCGCACTGCCTCCCGGACTGCCTTCCGGGCGGTACGGCCTCGGCCTTCGCACTGCCCCGGGACTGGGCGGCCCTGCGGTCGGGGCCGAGCACCGGCCGGGGTGCCGCACAGGGGTGA
- a CDS encoding CU044_5270 family protein, translating to MPDELDLLRSANPVPAHGPYFGDGPLDHGAERRLASLLGEDGHRPSRPRTPRARLLWGLAATAVVFATTLTAVLGGPSGAPAVAAPRPLAVRAHSVAVPLDRMAELAAAAAADGAPGLRKGTHVQSWSLGMSDGKPPVTLPEERVVRWHTDDSHTELVVATDPRHPGRPVLTDEGDTPRLVADGHVLSRTSYPPSWSDAPPEARPPHDPAALRSYLDETAHTGTGPLTTAELLDAVQELLDHWTLGAHESAALVRLLADAKGLRPAGQVTDRLGRPGQAYAYDVPGARRMLILDPRTGAVLGLETTFTRDDRRYGVKAGDVMEYSAWLR from the coding sequence ATGCCTGACGAACTGGACCTGCTCCGCAGTGCCAACCCGGTCCCGGCCCACGGCCCGTACTTCGGCGACGGCCCGCTCGACCACGGCGCCGAGCGGCGGCTGGCGTCGCTGCTGGGTGAGGACGGTCACCGGCCCTCCCGGCCCCGAACCCCGCGGGCCCGGCTGCTGTGGGGCCTCGCCGCCACCGCCGTCGTCTTCGCCACCACGCTCACCGCCGTGCTCGGCGGCCCGAGCGGCGCGCCGGCCGTCGCCGCGCCCCGGCCGCTGGCCGTCCGGGCCCACTCCGTCGCCGTACCGCTGGACCGGATGGCCGAACTGGCCGCCGCCGCAGCCGCGGACGGTGCGCCCGGGCTGCGCAAGGGCACCCATGTGCAGTCCTGGAGCCTCGGCATGAGCGACGGCAAGCCACCGGTGACCCTGCCCGAGGAGCGGGTGGTGCGCTGGCACACGGACGACAGCCACACCGAACTCGTCGTGGCGACCGACCCGCGCCATCCCGGCCGCCCGGTCCTCACCGACGAGGGCGACACGCCGCGCCTGGTGGCGGACGGCCATGTGCTCAGCCGGACCAGCTATCCGCCGAGCTGGAGCGACGCCCCGCCCGAGGCGCGCCCCCCGCACGATCCGGCCGCCCTGCGGTCCTACCTCGACGAGACGGCCCACACCGGAACCGGCCCTCTGACCACCGCCGAACTCCTGGACGCCGTCCAGGAGTTGCTGGACCACTGGACACTCGGCGCCCATGAGTCGGCCGCGCTGGTCCGGCTCCTCGCCGACGCCAAGGGTTTGCGCCCGGCCGGGCAGGTGACGGACCGGCTCGGGCGGCCGGGGCAGGCGTACGCCTACGACGTCCCGGGCGCCCGGCGCATGCTGATCCTCGATCCGCGCACCGGCGCCGTCCTCGGCCTCGAGACCACCTTCACCCGGGACGACCGCCGGTACGGGGTGAAGGCCGGGGACGTCATGGAGTACAGCGCCTGGCTGCGCTGA
- a CDS encoding pyridoxal phosphate-dependent decarboxylase family protein, translated as MHPTLAGDLSRFPELLQSARDFAAREVAGLAERPVAAAGPAPARAPLPEDGAGGDAAIARFAERWAPGFSGSAGPRYLGFVTGGATPASVAGDWLTSAFDQNLSGAGGSWAADLERETVAWLRELFGLGEAHSGAFVTGATASNTVGLAIGREWLGERLGVDVSHAGAAALGPVDVLSGSPHSSVPKAMSVLGIGRDRLRRVPLLPGNREAVDVAALEAELARLEGRPAIVVANAGTVNTVDFDDLRAIAALKDRYDFWLHVDAAFGGFAALCPEYATLVDGLDAADSVCVDLHKWLNVPYDAAVQFTRRRDLQVKVFHNASPYLGLPAGEPDFLHLTPENSRRLRALPAWFSLVAYGRAGHREIVERNVALARRLGAGIDALPGLRLLAPVRLNVVCFTLAEDPTEDRIDALARAVAGSGEAYVTPTVYGGVAGLRAAFSNWRTSEADTERVLGVLAAASS; from the coding sequence ATGCACCCCACTCTCGCCGGCGATCTCTCCCGGTTCCCCGAACTGCTCCAATCCGCCCGAGACTTCGCCGCCCGAGAGGTGGCGGGGCTGGCCGAGCGGCCGGTCGCCGCTGCCGGGCCGGCGCCCGCTCGTGCTCCGCTCCCGGAGGACGGGGCGGGCGGGGACGCCGCGATCGCGCGGTTCGCCGAGCGGTGGGCGCCCGGGTTCTCCGGCTCGGCCGGCCCCCGCTACCTGGGCTTCGTCACCGGCGGCGCGACCCCCGCGTCGGTCGCCGGCGACTGGCTGACGTCCGCGTTCGACCAGAACCTCTCGGGGGCGGGCGGCTCCTGGGCGGCGGACCTCGAGCGGGAGACGGTGGCCTGGCTGCGCGAGCTGTTCGGGCTGGGTGAGGCGCACAGCGGGGCGTTCGTGACGGGGGCGACGGCCTCGAACACGGTCGGTCTGGCCATCGGCCGGGAGTGGCTCGGCGAGCGGCTGGGCGTCGACGTCTCCCATGCCGGTGCGGCCGCGCTGGGCCCGGTCGACGTACTGTCCGGCAGTCCGCACTCCAGTGTCCCGAAGGCGATGTCGGTGCTGGGCATCGGCCGGGACCGGCTGCGGCGGGTGCCGCTGCTGCCCGGCAACCGGGAGGCCGTGGACGTGGCCGCGCTGGAGGCGGAGCTGGCTCGGCTGGAGGGCAGACCGGCGATCGTCGTCGCGAACGCGGGCACGGTGAACACCGTCGACTTCGACGATCTGCGGGCGATCGCCGCCCTCAAGGATCGCTACGACTTCTGGCTGCACGTGGACGCCGCCTTCGGTGGTTTCGCCGCGCTCTGCCCCGAGTACGCCACGCTGGTCGACGGTCTCGACGCCGCCGACTCGGTCTGTGTGGACCTGCACAAGTGGCTCAATGTCCCGTACGACGCGGCCGTGCAGTTCACCCGGCGCCGAGATCTGCAGGTGAAGGTGTTCCACAACGCCTCGCCGTATCTGGGCCTGCCCGCCGGTGAGCCCGACTTTCTGCATCTGACCCCGGAGAACTCCCGGCGGCTGCGCGCGCTGCCCGCGTGGTTCTCGCTGGTGGCCTACGGACGTGCCGGGCACCGGGAGATCGTCGAGCGGAACGTGGCGCTGGCCCGCCGGCTGGGTGCGGGCATCGACGCGCTGCCGGGCCTGCGCCTGCTGGCGCCGGTGCGGCTCAACGTCGTCTGCTTCACCCTTGCCGAGGACCCCACCGAGGACCGCATCGACGCGCTTGCCCGGGCGGTCGCCGGGTCCGGGGAGGCGTATGTGACGCCTACGGTGTACGGCGGGGTAGCCGGGTTGCGGGCCGCGTTCAGCAACTGGCGTACCTCCGAGGCCGACACCGAGCGGGTGCTCGGGGTGCTGGCGGCGGCCTCCAGCTGA
- a CDS encoding nuclear transport factor 2 family protein produces MGTATGSAFDIETLRRGIEGNTGNTLLSLYADDAEIRIVDHNNQPSHPTVLRGRGQIAELLDDIYRRDMTHKLDRCVVQGDHAAFTESCQYGDGTRVLAESMVTLRDGKIADQLIIQAWDE; encoded by the coding sequence ATGGGCACCGCGACAGGTTCCGCCTTCGACATCGAGACACTGCGCCGGGGCATAGAAGGGAACACCGGGAACACCCTTCTGTCGCTCTACGCCGACGACGCGGAGATCCGCATCGTCGACCACAACAACCAGCCCAGCCACCCCACCGTCCTGCGCGGCCGGGGTCAGATCGCCGAGTTGCTGGACGACATCTACCGCCGCGACATGACACACAAGCTGGACCGGTGCGTCGTGCAGGGTGATCACGCCGCGTTCACCGAGTCCTGCCAGTACGGGGACGGCACCAGGGTCCTCGCCGAGTCGATGGTCACGTTGCGGGACGGCAAGATAGCCGACCAGTTGATCATCCAGGCCTGGGACGAGTAG
- a CDS encoding LysR substrate-binding domain-containing protein — protein sequence MELRQLRYFVTVVEEAGFTRAAERLHLAQPGLSAQIRQLERELGQPLLDRSGRSVRPTEVGEAVLPYARAALAAVDGVRQTVEEYTGLLRGRVAVGLIPGTLAHAFDVAGLLADFHAAHPRVEVTLTEDTSDRMLAALRRGELDLAVLGVAEEEPPPGIDQHVVIDEPLVAAAVPGHALPMEYGGVAEAVPLAALRGHRLISLPRGTGVRGVLERLCAEAGFRPHVAFEAAAPDAVCRLAARGLGVAVLPGLGPRPGLATLPVADPRARGRVALAWRAEGALLPAARALLGILRKGMAAGMP from the coding sequence ATGGAGTTGAGGCAGCTGCGGTACTTCGTGACGGTGGTGGAGGAGGCCGGTTTCACCCGGGCCGCCGAGCGGCTGCATCTGGCCCAGCCCGGGCTGAGCGCGCAGATACGGCAGCTGGAGCGGGAGTTGGGGCAGCCGCTGCTGGACCGCTCGGGCCGCTCGGTGCGGCCGACGGAGGTGGGTGAGGCGGTGCTGCCGTATGCGCGGGCCGCGCTCGCGGCAGTCGACGGGGTACGGCAGACGGTGGAGGAGTACACCGGCCTGCTGCGTGGCCGGGTCGCCGTCGGACTCATCCCCGGCACCCTCGCGCACGCCTTCGACGTGGCCGGGCTGCTGGCGGACTTCCACGCCGCACACCCTCGGGTGGAGGTCACGCTCACCGAGGACACCTCGGACCGGATGCTGGCCGCGCTGCGCCGGGGCGAGCTGGACCTCGCGGTGCTCGGTGTCGCGGAGGAGGAGCCGCCGCCGGGCATCGATCAGCATGTGGTGATCGACGAACCGCTGGTCGCCGCGGCCGTCCCCGGCCACGCCCTGCCCATGGAGTACGGCGGCGTCGCCGAGGCCGTTCCCCTGGCGGCCCTGCGCGGGCACCGGCTGATCAGCCTGCCGCGCGGAACCGGCGTGCGCGGTGTCCTGGAACGGCTGTGTGCCGAGGCGGGTTTCCGGCCGCACGTCGCGTTCGAGGCGGCGGCCCCGGACGCGGTGTGCCGGCTGGCGGCGCGCGGTCTTGGGGTCGCCGTCCTGCCGGGGCTCGGCCCCCGGCCGGGCCTTGCCACCCTGCCCGTGGCCGACCCCCGCGCACGGGGCCGGGTGGCCCTGGCGTGGCGGGCGGAGGGGGCCTTGCTGCCGGCGGCGCGGGCCCTGCTGGGGATACTGCGGAAGGGGATGGCGGCGGGGATGCCCTGA
- a CDS encoding SDR family oxidoreductase yields the protein MSGPLGDKVALVAGATRGAGRGIAVELGAAGATVYVTGRSTRGRRSEYDRPETIEDTADLVTAAGGHGIAVAVDHLDTSAVRALVERIDSEQGRLDVLVNDIWGGEKLFEWDTPVWEHDLAGGLRLLRLAVETHAVTSHFALPLLLRRPGGLVVEMTDGTADYNRDTYRVNFFYDLAKASVLRMAFALGHELGPRGATAVALTPGWLRSELMLDAYGVREDNWRDALAREPHFAISETPRFVGRAVAALAADPDVARFNGQSLAGGGLAQEYGFTDLDGSRPDAWRYLVEVQDAGKPADVTGYR from the coding sequence ATGTCAGGACCGCTGGGGGACAAGGTGGCGCTGGTCGCCGGGGCGACCCGGGGCGCCGGACGCGGCATCGCCGTGGAACTCGGCGCGGCCGGCGCCACCGTCTACGTCACCGGCCGCAGCACCCGCGGGCGCCGTTCGGAGTACGACCGCCCCGAGACCATCGAGGACACCGCCGACCTCGTCACCGCGGCCGGCGGACACGGCATCGCCGTCGCCGTCGACCACCTGGACACGTCCGCCGTACGAGCCCTGGTGGAGCGCATCGACAGCGAACAGGGCCGCCTCGACGTTCTCGTCAACGACATCTGGGGCGGCGAGAAACTCTTCGAGTGGGACACACCGGTCTGGGAGCACGACCTCGCAGGCGGGCTCCGGCTCCTCCGGCTCGCGGTCGAGACCCACGCCGTCACCAGCCACTTCGCGCTGCCGCTCCTGCTGCGCCGTCCCGGCGGCCTGGTCGTGGAGATGACCGACGGCACCGCCGACTACAACCGCGACACCTACCGCGTGAACTTCTTCTACGACCTCGCCAAGGCCTCCGTGCTGCGCATGGCCTTCGCCCTCGGCCACGAGCTCGGCCCGCGCGGCGCCACCGCCGTCGCCCTGACCCCGGGCTGGCTGCGCTCGGAGCTGATGCTCGACGCGTACGGCGTCCGTGAGGACAACTGGCGCGACGCCCTCGCCCGCGAGCCGCACTTCGCCATCTCCGAGACACCGCGCTTCGTCGGCCGCGCCGTCGCCGCCCTGGCCGCCGACCCCGACGTGGCCCGCTTCAACGGGCAGTCGCTCGCCGGCGGCGGACTCGCCCAGGAATACGGCTTCACCGACCTCGACGGCAGCCGGCCCGACGCCTGGCGGTACCTGGTCGAGGTACAGGACGCGGGCAAGCCGGCCGACGTCACCGGATACCGCTGA
- a CDS encoding maleylpyruvate isomerase family mycothiol-dependent enzyme: MGKAPDTATITTAIAAERRELADFFEALTPAQWDAPSLCAGWRVREVVAHMSMGFRHRTGQVLLELVKARGSLHRMTDRLARRDAAAHSDAALAAFLRTHAHHPWKPPVGGLAAALGHDVVHGLDVTVALGLDREVPEDRLRILLDAVDPRAFQVFGTDLTGVRLCADDVDWSFGSGAPLYGRGQDLLLVAYGRSLPAGRLRGDEVHRFVTA; encoded by the coding sequence ATGGGGAAAGCACCGGACACCGCCACCATCACCACAGCCATCGCCGCCGAACGGCGTGAACTGGCCGACTTCTTCGAGGCGTTGACGCCCGCCCAGTGGGACGCGCCCAGTCTGTGCGCCGGCTGGCGGGTGCGCGAGGTCGTGGCGCACATGTCGATGGGGTTCCGCCACCGGACCGGGCAGGTGCTGCTGGAACTGGTCAAGGCACGCGGCAGCCTGCACCGCATGACCGACCGGCTCGCCCGCCGCGACGCGGCCGCTCACTCCGACGCCGCGCTCGCCGCGTTCCTGCGCACCCACGCCCACCACCCCTGGAAGCCCCCGGTCGGCGGACTCGCCGCGGCCCTCGGCCACGACGTCGTGCACGGCCTGGACGTCACCGTCGCCCTCGGACTGGACCGCGAGGTGCCCGAGGACCGGCTGCGGATCCTCCTGGACGCCGTCGACCCGCGCGCCTTCCAGGTCTTCGGCACCGACCTCACGGGCGTACGGCTGTGCGCGGACGACGTCGACTGGTCCTTCGGCTCGGGCGCGCCGCTGTACGGCCGTGGCCAGGACCTTTTGCTGGTCGCCTACGGCCGCAGCCTCCCCGCCGGCCGGCTGCGCGGCGACGAAGTTCACCGTTTCGTCACAGCCTGA
- a CDS encoding MBL fold metallo-hydrolase — MTVRIERLVTSGQFTLDGGTWEVENNVWIVGDEREVIVIDAAHDAEAIARAVDDRRLIAIVCTHAHNDHVNAAPELADRTGASIWLHPDDLPLWKMTHPGRDPDRHLLDGQVIEAAGADLTVLHTPGHAPGAVCLYDPALGTVFTGDTLFRGGPGATGRTYSHFPTIIDSIRDKLLTLPPETKVLTGHGDSTTIGAEAPHLQEWIRRGH, encoded by the coding sequence ATGACCGTACGCATCGAGCGCCTCGTCACCTCCGGGCAGTTCACCCTCGACGGCGGCACCTGGGAGGTCGAGAACAACGTGTGGATCGTCGGCGACGAGCGGGAGGTGATCGTCATCGACGCCGCCCACGACGCCGAGGCCATCGCCCGCGCCGTCGACGACCGCCGCCTGATCGCCATCGTGTGCACCCACGCCCACAACGACCACGTCAACGCCGCACCGGAACTCGCCGACCGCACCGGCGCCAGCATCTGGCTGCACCCGGACGACCTGCCGCTGTGGAAGATGACCCACCCCGGCCGCGACCCCGACCGGCATCTCCTCGACGGCCAGGTCATCGAGGCGGCCGGCGCCGACCTGACCGTGCTCCACACCCCGGGCCACGCCCCCGGCGCCGTCTGCCTGTACGACCCCGCGCTCGGCACCGTCTTCACCGGGGACACGCTGTTCCGGGGCGGGCCGGGCGCCACCGGACGCACGTACTCGCACTTCCCGACGATCATCGACTCCATCCGGGACAAGCTCCTCACCCTCCCGCCGGAGACCAAGGTGCTCACCGGCCACGGCGATTCCACCACCATCGGCGCCGAGGCACCTCACCTCCAGGAGTGGATCAGGCGCGGACACTGA
- a CDS encoding SDR family NAD(P)-dependent oxidoreductase translates to MTDHTRFAGHGVLVTGAARGIGAAVARRLAEEGGRVLVTNLDPPQAERTAAALRRQGLNAEALACDIADRASVEAAVAHAVAAFGSLDVLVNCAAHCTPDVPLFEDDPDEAWARDLDVTLTGAYRCCRAALPHLAASGRGAIVGIGSVNGLQDFGNHAYSAAKAGLGSLTRTLAGHAAARGVRVNLVVPGTVRTSAWEGREDELDALRPLYPLGRIGEPEDIAAAVAFLASRDAAWITGTTLVVDGGLTAVNTGFHTAVRRP, encoded by the coding sequence ATGACCGATCACACCCGCTTCGCGGGACACGGAGTTCTCGTCACCGGCGCGGCCCGCGGTATCGGTGCCGCCGTCGCGAGAAGGCTCGCCGAGGAGGGCGGGCGGGTCCTGGTCACCAACCTGGACCCGCCCCAGGCCGAGCGGACCGCCGCCGCCCTGCGCCGACAGGGCCTGAATGCCGAGGCGTTGGCGTGCGACATCGCCGACCGCGCCTCGGTGGAGGCGGCCGTCGCGCACGCCGTCGCCGCGTTCGGCTCGCTCGACGTGCTGGTCAACTGCGCCGCCCACTGCACCCCGGACGTCCCCCTCTTCGAGGACGACCCCGACGAGGCATGGGCGCGCGACCTCGACGTCACCCTCACCGGCGCCTACCGCTGCTGCCGGGCCGCCCTGCCCCACCTCGCCGCATCCGGACGCGGCGCGATCGTCGGCATCGGCTCCGTCAACGGCCTGCAGGACTTCGGCAACCACGCCTACAGCGCCGCCAAGGCCGGCCTCGGCTCGCTCACCCGCACCCTCGCCGGGCACGCGGCGGCCCGGGGCGTGCGGGTGAACCTGGTGGTGCCGGGCACGGTCCGCACCTCGGCGTGGGAGGGGCGCGAGGACGAACTCGACGCGCTCCGCCCGCTGTACCCGCTCGGACGCATCGGCGAGCCCGAGGACATCGCCGCCGCGGTCGCCTTCCTCGCCTCCCGCGACGCCGCCTGGATCACCGGCACCACGCTGGTGGTCGACGGCGGACTCACGGCCGTGAACACCGGCTTCCACACGGCCGTACGGCGCCCCTGA